A single region of the Nicotiana sylvestris chromosome 6, ASM39365v2, whole genome shotgun sequence genome encodes:
- the LOC104235293 gene encoding protein PIN-LIKES 6-like isoform X1, producing the protein MEFLLQGGESLIGTIRIAVLPIAKVFTICFMGFRMASKYVNILPANGRKLLDGLVFSLLLPCLMFSQLGQAITFEKLLQWWFIPVNVVIATISGSIIGLIVATIVRPPYPYFKFTIIQIGIGKCYAVPLLPLIISVMLFPCYHS; encoded by the exons ATGGAGTTTCTTCTGCAAGGAGGAGAGTCTTTAATTGGGACCATTAGGATTGCTGTTTTGCCCATAGCAAAAGTTTTTACCATTTGCTTCATGGGATTTCGCATGGCCTCCAAGTATGTTAACATCTTGCCAGCCAATGGAAGGAAACTTTTAGACGGG TTGGTGTTTTCACTTTTGCTCCCATGTTTGATGTTCTCTCAACTTGGACAAGCCATTACTTTTGAGAAACTGCTTCAGTG GTGGTTTATCCCTGTAAACGTAGTCATTGCCACCATATCTGGTTCTATTATAGGTTTAATTGTTGCCACAATTGTACGCCCACCATACCCGTATTTCAAGTTTACCATTATACAGATTGGAATTGGTAAGTGTTATGCTGTTCCCTTGTTACCACTCATAATTAGTGTTATGCTGTTCCCTTGTTACCACTCATAA
- the LOC104235293 gene encoding protein PIN-LIKES 6-like isoform X2, whose product MEFLLQGGESLIGTIRIAVLPIAKVFTICFMGFRMASKYVNILPANGRKLLDGLVFSLLLPCLMFSQLGQAITFEKLLQWWFIPVNVVIATISGSIIGLIVATIVRPPYPYFKFTIIQIGIVKGGGRGYGG is encoded by the exons ATGGAGTTTCTTCTGCAAGGAGGAGAGTCTTTAATTGGGACCATTAGGATTGCTGTTTTGCCCATAGCAAAAGTTTTTACCATTTGCTTCATGGGATTTCGCATGGCCTCCAAGTATGTTAACATCTTGCCAGCCAATGGAAGGAAACTTTTAGACGGG TTGGTGTTTTCACTTTTGCTCCCATGTTTGATGTTCTCTCAACTTGGACAAGCCATTACTTTTGAGAAACTGCTTCAGTG GTGGTTTATCCCTGTAAACGTAGTCATTGCCACCATATCTGGTTCTATTATAGGTTTAATTGTTGCCACAATTGTACGCCCACCATACCCGTATTTCAAGTTTACCATTATACAGATTGGAATTG
- the LOC104235293 gene encoding protein PIN-LIKES 6-like isoform X3, with the protein MEFLLQGGESLIGTIRIAVLPIAKVFTICFMGFRMASKYVNILPANGRKLLDGLVFSLLLPCLMFSQLGQAITFEKLLQWWFIPVNVVIATISGSIIGLIVATIVRPPYPYFKFTIIQIGIDLWARNYD; encoded by the exons ATGGAGTTTCTTCTGCAAGGAGGAGAGTCTTTAATTGGGACCATTAGGATTGCTGTTTTGCCCATAGCAAAAGTTTTTACCATTTGCTTCATGGGATTTCGCATGGCCTCCAAGTATGTTAACATCTTGCCAGCCAATGGAAGGAAACTTTTAGACGGG TTGGTGTTTTCACTTTTGCTCCCATGTTTGATGTTCTCTCAACTTGGACAAGCCATTACTTTTGAGAAACTGCTTCAGTG GTGGTTTATCCCTGTAAACGTAGTCATTGCCACCATATCTGGTTCTATTATAGGTTTAATTGTTGCCACAATTGTACGCCCACCATACCCGTATTTCAAGTTTACCATTATACAGATTGGAATTG